One genomic window of bacterium includes the following:
- a CDS encoding AAA family ATPase — MENTQDTIFLTGRAGTGKSTLLSYFRQNSKKNIAVVSPTGIAAMNIGGQTIHSFFDFPLTYIDPQAIHSSRKLKAIYENIETIVVDEISMVRADMLDGMDKALRVNKNSTQLFGGVQMIFIGDLFQLPPVVADDNSKRYLAERYDTPYFFSAKVFSQSDQADIFDKPFIDNLRYVELESIFRQKDIDFKNVLNRIRVGKVEEQDLDLLNTRLIHIPFNVANTGVQHVESLQTEPITLTTTNKVANNINTIRLEEINSKEFIYNADISGDYPEKSYPTDLDLKLKIGAQVMMLKNDQERRFVNGSLGVIDYLDPNSVSVRIGEVSYKIEKSDWRVIEYGWSSESKRLEEVEKGSFHQYPLKLAWAVTIHKSQGQTFDKVKINLGTGAFAHGQLYVALSRCKSLEGISLTRKVNLSDVIVDARVQEFVGKVSVKLLN; from the coding sequence ATGGAGAATACACAAGATACTATTTTTTTAACTGGTCGAGCAGGAACTGGAAAGTCAACATTACTTTCATATTTTAGACAAAATTCAAAGAAAAATATTGCAGTCGTTTCTCCAACTGGAATTGCAGCTATGAATATTGGTGGACAAACTATACATTCCTTTTTTGATTTTCCGCTAACTTATATAGACCCGCAAGCAATTCATAGTTCAAGAAAACTTAAAGCAATTTATGAAAACATAGAAACAATTGTAGTTGATGAAATTTCGATGGTTCGAGCTGATATGCTTGATGGAATGGATAAAGCATTGAGAGTGAACAAAAATTCTACTCAACTTTTTGGTGGAGTTCAAATGATTTTTATAGGCGATCTTTTTCAACTTCCCCCTGTCGTTGCTGACGATAATTCAAAACGATACCTGGCAGAACGTTATGACACTCCATATTTCTTTTCAGCTAAAGTTTTTTCTCAAAGTGACCAAGCTGATATATTTGATAAACCATTTATAGATAATTTGAGATATGTTGAACTTGAAAGTATTTTCAGGCAAAAAGATATTGATTTTAAAAATGTTTTGAATAGAATCAGAGTTGGTAAAGTTGAAGAGCAAGATTTAGATTTATTAAATACTAGACTAATTCATATACCGTTTAATGTTGCTAATACAGGGGTTCAACATGTTGAATCATTACAAACTGAACCAATTACTTTGACAACCACAAATAAAGTTGCAAATAATATTAATACAATAAGGTTAGAGGAAATAAATTCAAAAGAATTTATTTATAACGCTGATATTTCTGGAGATTATCCTGAGAAAAGTTATCCAACCGACCTGGACTTAAAGTTAAAAATTGGAGCTCAAGTTATGATGCTCAAAAATGACCAAGAGAGGCGATTTGTAAATGGAAGCTTAGGAGTTATAGATTACCTAGATCCAAACTCCGTTTCAGTTCGAATCGGGGAAGTTAGTTACAAGATTGAAAAATCTGATTGGAGAGTTATAGAATATGGTTGGAGTAGTGAAAGTAAACGACTTGAAGAAGTTGAAAAGGGAAGTTTTCATCAATACCCACTCAAACTTGCTTGGGCAGTAACAATTCATAAATCTCAAGGTCAAACTTTCGATAAAGTAAAAATAAATTTAGGAACAGGAGCTTTTGCACATGGGCAACTTTATGTAGCATTATCTCGCTGCAAAAGTTTGGAAGGAATAAGTTTAACTAGAAAAGTTAATTTAAGCGACGTGATAGTAGATGCAAGAGTGCAAGAATTTGTTGGAAAGGTTAGCGTAAAGTTACTCAATTAG
- the xth gene encoding exodeoxyribonuclease III, with protein MKIITWNVNGLRACIKKGFESSIQKLNPDILLIQELRADRSQILYDMKGYTEFYNTGNRPGYSGTLALYKESIKPISQSITTEIKQLSEYEQEGRVQSLEFENFYLVNVYTPNSRRDLTRLDLRYRTWDPLFLEFVKALESRKPVIFAGDLNVAPEEIDLANPTTNHRSAGFTDEEREGFHNYINSGFADVFRNFDNSAEKYTWWSNFFNSRSRNVGWRIDHFLASEKLIKNIKTCVIHPDVMGSDHCPVEIELNID; from the coding sequence ATGAAAATAATTACTTGGAATGTAAATGGACTTCGAGCTTGTATCAAAAAAGGCTTTGAAAGTTCAATTCAAAAACTAAACCCAGACATTCTCTTGATTCAAGAGCTTCGCGCTGACAGGTCCCAAATTCTATATGATATGAAAGGTTATACTGAGTTTTATAATACTGGAAACAGGCCAGGTTACTCAGGGACTTTGGCATTATATAAAGAAAGTATTAAACCAATATCTCAAAGTATTACTACAGAGATTAAGCAACTTTCAGAATATGAACAAGAAGGTAGAGTACAAAGTTTGGAATTTGAAAACTTCTACTTAGTAAATGTTTATACTCCAAATTCAAGAAGAGATCTTACAAGACTAGACTTGAGATATAGAACTTGGGATCCACTATTTTTGGAGTTCGTAAAGGCCTTAGAATCAAGAAAACCTGTCATATTTGCTGGAGATCTAAATGTTGCGCCTGAAGAAATTGACTTGGCTAACCCTACAACAAATCATAGGAGCGCAGGTTTTACTGATGAAGAAAGAGAAGGCTTTCATAATTATATAAACTCAGGATTCGCTGATGTGTTTCGAAATTTTGATAATTCTGCTGAAAAGTATACTTGGTGGTCAAACTTTTTCAACAGCCGTTCAAGAAATGTTGGTTGGAGAATTGATCACTTTTTAGCAAGTGAAAAATTAATTAAAAATATTAAAACTTGTGTTATCCATCCTGATGTAATGGGATCTGATCATTGTCCCGTGGAAATTGAATTAAATATAGATTGA
- a CDS encoding HIT domain-containing protein, producing MSTNLKKITSARASDWYGNIWKTVGKCVFCDLNEKYILAEEEEMALVMNKYPYTDGHLLVVPRVHIASCKELTESQWQIIRKFQYIARKLFKKYLDSKSSSIWTLIREGGVEAQVTVSDHLHIHLIPFSNPELCKWNFQEEIYEVEDMKNLLISECEIEKYAKKWEKKYKTTL from the coding sequence ATGAGTACCAACCTAAAAAAAATTACAAGTGCCCGAGCTTCTGACTGGTATGGGAATATCTGGAAGACTGTTGGTAAATGTGTTTTTTGTGATTTGAATGAAAAGTACATTTTAGCAGAAGAAGAGGAAATGGCGCTAGTAATGAACAAATATCCTTATACTGACGGACATTTACTAGTAGTTCCAAGAGTTCACATAGCATCTTGCAAAGAATTAACAGAATCTCAGTGGCAAATAATTCGTAAGTTTCAATATATTGCAAGAAAACTTTTCAAGAAGTATTTAGACTCAAAAAGTTCTTCCATTTGGACTTTGATCAGAGAGGGTGGAGTCGAAGCTCAAGTTACTGTTTCAGATCACTTGCATATTCACCTAATCCCGTTTTCCAATCCTGAACTTTGCAAGTGGAATTTTCAAGAGGAAATTTACGAGGTTGAAGATATGAAAAATCTACTTATCTCAGAATGTGAAATCGAAAAATATGCAAAAAAGTGGGAAAAGAAGTACAAAACTACACTGTAA
- a CDS encoding adenylyltransferase/cytidyltransferase family protein has product MSSESNTQKKSIPTWRKRLIPQSHLMDLGEKLREKDKKVVYTAGAWDMIHVGQARYLEEAKNRGDILVVGIVSDSVIKRLKGPNRPILGEQLRAEMVASLRCVDFVTIVNEPSSQPVLGLLKPDVYQTVQEDWNKDYKESIEYKTVIKYGGEVVLIDRQSPAISTTKILERTVAAQLSDIFKEYMKLVEKPLKER; this is encoded by the coding sequence ATGTCATCAGAATCTAATACACAAAAAAAGTCTATACCAACTTGGAGGAAAAGACTAATTCCACAATCTCACCTTATGGACCTGGGTGAGAAACTTCGAGAAAAGGACAAGAAAGTAGTTTATACGGCTGGAGCGTGGGATATGATACATGTAGGACAAGCAAGATACTTAGAGGAAGCAAAAAATAGAGGTGATATATTGGTAGTAGGAATCGTAAGCGACTCAGTGATCAAACGACTGAAAGGGCCAAATCGTCCTATATTGGGAGAGCAACTTAGAGCTGAAATGGTAGCTTCTTTGAGATGTGTAGACTTCGTAACTATAGTCAACGAACCTTCAAGTCAACCAGTTTTAGGGTTACTTAAACCTGATGTGTACCAAACTGTTCAAGAAGATTGGAACAAAGATTACAAAGAATCGATTGAGTACAAAACTGTCATAAAGTATGGTGGGGAAGTAGTTTTGATTGACAGGCAATCACCAGCCATTTCAACTACAAAGATATTGGAAAGAACTGTCGCTGCTCAATTATCTGATATATTTAAAGAATATATGAAATTGGTTGAAAAACCTTTGAAAGAGCGCTAA
- a CDS encoding MFS transporter, whose amino-acid sequence MSQIKLIKLLSLCTNLLFWNSIWLLYYLKFVNNQQIGTIELIVFFTAQIFEIPTGFIGDKVGWKKSVLFGLPFLAIGNIVMGAIPSFNAFLVSGLIMGIGDAFLSGSVQSLQYHTAKSESYDFSKLQKEINKYKAIGTVIATLVGGLIFMVDIHVPYYLRAIGFLAAFVVTLFIKDIEIVNKVDIKSEKKKLKENIKNYLTIFKKLISIREILGISIVMIVCQFVYQYLYDFSLIRIGLDSAALTILMVSAYIISAIYFHFHDKVEFLSRYKYIIYLSTLVLVLINIRFILIIISIIRPTFYQQIENESEKIILDNSKAENSASNLSVINFLRGLIYPIGIFVVGGLLDKGFFMQIMLVLILIFIVGLFIKNFKLKNYEK is encoded by the coding sequence ATGTCTCAAATAAAACTTATAAAACTACTTTCACTTTGTACAAACTTACTTTTTTGGAATAGTATTTGGCTTTTGTATTATCTTAAGTTTGTAAATAATCAGCAAATTGGAACTATAGAACTAATAGTGTTTTTCACAGCTCAAATATTCGAAATTCCAACAGGGTTTATTGGTGATAAAGTAGGTTGGAAAAAATCAGTACTTTTCGGGCTTCCATTTTTAGCAATTGGAAATATAGTTATGGGAGCAATTCCATCATTCAATGCATTTCTAGTCTCAGGTTTAATTATGGGAATTGGAGATGCTTTTTTATCAGGAAGCGTTCAGTCATTGCAATATCACACAGCAAAATCAGAAAGTTATGACTTTAGTAAACTTCAAAAGGAGATAAATAAATACAAAGCAATCGGAACTGTGATCGCAACTTTAGTTGGTGGATTGATTTTTATGGTTGATATTCATGTCCCATATTATCTTCGAGCGATTGGATTTTTGGCAGCTTTTGTGGTTACTTTGTTTATAAAAGATATCGAAATAGTTAATAAGGTTGATATTAAATCAGAAAAGAAAAAGCTGAAAGAAAATATAAAAAATTATTTAACAATTTTCAAAAAGTTGATTTCAATTCGAGAAATACTTGGAATTTCAATTGTCATGATTGTTTGTCAATTTGTATATCAATACTTATATGACTTTTCACTTATCAGAATTGGACTTGATTCTGCCGCATTAACTATTCTGATGGTTTCAGCTTACATAATAAGTGCAATTTATTTCCATTTTCATGATAAAGTAGAATTTCTTTCTAGATATAAATATATTATATATTTATCAACTCTGGTTCTAGTTTTAATAAATATCCGATTCATTTTAATAATAATTTCAATAATTAGACCAACTTTTTATCAACAAATAGAAAATGAAAGCGAAAAGATAATTTTGGATAATTCAAAAGCTGAGAATAGTGCTTCGAATCTCTCGGTAATTAATTTCTTACGAGGTTTAATTTATCCAATTGGGATCTTTGTAGTTGGAGGATTACTTGACAAAGGATTTTTCATGCAGATTATGTTAGTATTAATCTTGATATTTATCGTTGGTTTATTTATCAAAAATTTTAAACTTAAAAACTATGAAAAATAA
- a CDS encoding phosphotransferase, translating to MELVLKIIKKLNLKVNTISGPYRGYRNSNYKLVTQNEILNLVIFNNEIGSIETIQIQNKACSELAKLNLSFQIRYPKSRIIQIINKKNNFETLACLYNYIEGQTISWENYTSSRLKQIGKCLAELHLGFEALNFDRRLLSKLYPQKQICLDQTREMKSYFARLEVKLAMYKKLGIILNVNFEKLESLVSQIESENKVLHMDFVRGNIIWDEDQNRIVGIIDFEKMSLGKVEFDIARTLVFLIIDSKYKLEHEVREKFLASYGNSFDINLVEKLLIFYLIYDFYKFLKHNPYEFLGENEHFVRTRDYLLNSKVILTSIGIMT from the coding sequence ATGGAACTAGTTTTGAAAATTATCAAAAAACTCAATCTCAAAGTTAATACTATCTCGGGTCCCTATCGTGGTTATCGAAATTCTAATTATAAATTGGTTACCCAAAATGAAATACTTAACCTAGTTATTTTTAATAATGAAATTGGTTCAATCGAAACAATCCAAATTCAAAATAAAGCCTGCTCAGAACTTGCAAAGTTAAATTTAAGTTTTCAAATTCGCTATCCAAAATCTAGGATTATTCAGATTATAAATAAAAAGAATAACTTTGAAACTTTGGCTTGTTTGTATAACTATATTGAAGGTCAAACTATTTCTTGGGAAAATTATACAAGCAGTCGGCTTAAACAGATTGGGAAGTGTCTTGCTGAGTTACATTTAGGTTTTGAAGCACTAAACTTTGATCGAAGGTTACTTTCAAAGTTATATCCACAAAAACAAATTTGCTTAGATCAAACAAGAGAAATGAAGAGTTATTTTGCGAGGCTTGAAGTGAAACTTGCTATGTACAAAAAGTTAGGAATAATTTTGAATGTAAATTTTGAAAAATTAGAAAGTCTGGTTTCGCAAATTGAAAGTGAAAATAAAGTTTTGCATATGGATTTTGTAAGAGGAAACATCATTTGGGATGAAGATCAAAACAGAATAGTTGGTATTATAGATTTTGAGAAGATGAGTTTAGGAAAAGTTGAATTTGACATAGCAAGGACTTTGGTTTTTTTGATAATTGATTCAAAATACAAACTTGAGCATGAAGTTAGAGAGAAGTTTTTGGCAAGTTATGGAAATAGTTTTGATATAAATTTAGTTGAAAAGTTGCTGATCTTTTATTTGATTTATGATTTTTATAAATTCTTAAAGCATAATCCATATGAATTTTTGGGTGAAAATGAACATTTTGTGAGGACGAGAGATTATTTGTTAAATTCTAAGGTTATATTGACAAGTATAGGTATCATGACATAA
- a CDS encoding NAD(P)H-dependent oxidoreductase, with amino-acid sequence MIINFHPKEIESKLGVQVISELNKDNKHQVFHSTDKSKQEWQDIIRSEEELHLVAPVYWWGFSYNFDKWVQDVIAYGFAFLFDETGKKGLMNGRKFNVHLTHGHTPDGDPTMKENLEERLRTGIFNYVGAEVEIIWYMVQR; translated from the coding sequence ATGATTATAAATTTTCATCCTAAAGAAATAGAAAGTAAACTTGGAGTTCAAGTTATTTCAGAATTAAATAAAGATAATAAACATCAAGTTTTTCATTCAACTGATAAATCAAAACAAGAATGGCAAGATATTATTAGATCAGAAGAAGAACTTCATTTGGTTGCTCCAGTTTATTGGTGGGGTTTTAGTTATAATTTTGATAAATGGGTTCAAGACGTGATTGCTTATGGTTTTGCATTTTTATTTGATGAAACTGGAAAAAAAGGTTTGATGAATGGTAGAAAGTTTAATGTGCATTTAACTCATGGACATACACCAGATGGAGATCCTACAATGAAAGAAAATTTAGAGGAAAGACTTCGAACTGGAATATTTAACTATGTTGGAGCTGAAGTTGAGATAATTTGGTACATGGTACAAAGATAA
- the sufC gene encoding Fe-S cluster assembly ATPase SufC: MNYFLEMLVVKNLKVKLNSADKIILDDVSFELHGGEIMSVSGKNGSGKSTLVQSIMGNPNFEIVSGEITFNGLELNDLTPDARSKLGIFLAFQSPIDIPGVDIVSFLKVIFEIHHKEKISVYKIRQVVREYLEIVELEENFLNRNLNEGFSGGERKKFELLQLLLIKPSLIMLDEVDSGLDKAGVDMAIKVIKDMNVKHKSSILWITHYESLVEKLNPNKTIYF; this comes from the coding sequence TTGAATTATTTCCTTGAAATGTTAGTAGTTAAGAATTTAAAAGTAAAACTGAACAGTGCAGATAAAATTATACTAGATGATGTTTCATTTGAACTACACGGAGGTGAAATTATGTCTGTGTCTGGGAAAAACGGTTCTGGGAAATCTACGCTAGTTCAAAGTATAATGGGTAATCCTAATTTTGAAATTGTGTCTGGGGAAATCACTTTTAATGGTCTTGAACTAAATGATTTGACTCCTGATGCTAGGTCGAAGCTTGGTATATTTCTTGCTTTCCAGTCTCCAATTGATATTCCGGGTGTAGATATAGTAAGTTTTTTGAAAGTAATATTTGAGATTCATCATAAGGAAAAAATATCAGTCTACAAGATTCGACAAGTAGTACGCGAGTATCTCGAGATAGTGGAATTAGAGGAAAATTTTCTAAATAGAAACTTAAACGAAGGGTTTTCTGGTGGAGAAAGAAAGAAGTTTGAACTTCTTCAGCTTTTGCTTATCAAACCGAGTCTTATTATGCTAGATGAAGTTGATTCTGGACTTGATAAAGCAGGCGTAGACATGGCAATAAAAGTGATTAAAGACATGAATGTCAAACATAAATCTAGTATTTTGTGGATTACGCATTACGAATCTTTAGTTGAAAAATTGAATCCTAACAAAACGATATACTTTTAA
- a CDS encoding NUDIX hydrolase has protein sequence MNITNFPYKNGPWTILSRKLAYDGKYAKLYEDEVVRPDGTEGIHIYLPTKDGVSILPYDKDGNVYLISIFRYSHQDYLIELTAGGIDKGEDHLIAAKRELKEETGIVGKNYELVAITAPKSEIYSAKDYTYICEVEKFEENRIENTENIKLIKMKLKDALGMVDKLEIFQASAIIALLKLKDKFNKTS, from the coding sequence ATGAATATCACAAATTTTCCCTATAAAAATGGACCTTGGACAATACTAAGTAGGAAACTTGCATATGATGGTAAGTATGCAAAATTATATGAAGATGAAGTTGTAAGGCCAGATGGGACTGAAGGTATTCACATTTATTTACCTACCAAAGATGGCGTCTCAATATTGCCTTACGATAAAGATGGAAATGTATATCTAATAAGTATCTTTCGCTACTCACACCAAGATTATTTGATTGAATTAACTGCAGGTGGAATTGATAAAGGAGAAGACCATTTGATTGCTGCTAAAAGAGAACTCAAAGAAGAAACTGGAATAGTTGGAAAGAATTATGAGCTAGTTGCAATAACTGCACCTAAATCTGAAATTTATTCTGCAAAAGATTATACATATATTTGTGAAGTTGAGAAATTTGAAGAAAACCGTATTGAAAACACAGAAAACATTAAATTGATTAAAATGAAACTAAAAGATGCGCTGGGTATGGTAGATAAGTTGGAAATATTTCAGGCTTCTGCAATTATTGCTTTACTTAAATTAAAAGATAAATTTAACAAAACCTCATGA
- a CDS encoding glycosyltransferase, with translation MQNKLRIALVVPHIFMQNGFEETLIFAPGKLAIDLARNLSKLGVEVHFFTPDLQIPEVENYNVDLNKFYEIASEKTNNHFNPSDSFPKGAINQNDILDYSQKQKLELLQEFLKKHPLTCITLSRQVLTELISKAYELGNFGEFDLIHFFTAEEEIAPAFAKLSKVPVCFTHHEPFDFLAKYKSQFEKYKDLNWISISNSQQKSLPQGNFIANVYNGFDNEFDFENQRQNLPSSHLVQSHLPIGKDNKDIDLLYIGRIIKPKGVSLAVKLAEKYNLKLKIVGKYYSGFGNDNYFEEEIKPFLSQDIEYLGYISGLKTKSELMARSKCLIMPSIWEEPFGMVMIEAMSVGTPVLGLDSGSIPEVIKNDVSGIVVEKKMSDPFHMDEIGIVDWLYDGFQKVVKLDSEKVYEHYKQNFTVEKMAKGYLEVYERLLD, from the coding sequence ATGCAGAATAAATTAAGAATTGCATTAGTTGTTCCGCATATTTTCATGCAAAATGGATTTGAGGAAACTCTAATTTTTGCTCCCGGAAAACTTGCAATTGATTTAGCTAGAAACTTATCAAAACTTGGAGTTGAGGTGCATTTTTTTACTCCAGACCTGCAAATTCCTGAGGTTGAAAATTATAATGTTGATCTGAACAAGTTTTACGAGATTGCAAGTGAGAAAACAAATAACCACTTCAATCCTTCGGACAGCTTCCCAAAGGGAGCAATAAATCAGAATGATATTTTAGATTATTCTCAAAAACAAAAGTTAGAATTACTTCAAGAATTTTTGAAAAAACATCCATTAACTTGTATAACTTTATCTCGGCAAGTATTAACCGAACTTATTTCAAAAGCATATGAACTTGGCAATTTTGGTGAGTTTGATTTGATTCACTTTTTTACAGCAGAAGAAGAAATTGCTCCAGCATTTGCAAAGTTATCCAAAGTTCCTGTTTGTTTTACGCATCACGAACCGTTTGATTTTCTTGCTAAATACAAGTCCCAATTTGAAAAATATAAAGACCTAAATTGGATCTCAATTTCTAACTCTCAACAAAAATCATTACCTCAAGGAAACTTTATTGCAAATGTTTATAATGGTTTTGATAATGAATTTGATTTTGAGAACCAGAGGCAAAACCTTCCGTCTTCTCACCTTGTTCAAAGCCACCTTCCTATAGGGAAGGACAATAAAGATATTGACTTACTTTATATCGGAAGAATCATCAAACCCAAAGGCGTTTCTTTAGCTGTAAAATTGGCTGAAAAGTACAATCTAAAGCTGAAAATAGTTGGTAAATATTATTCTGGGTTTGGCAATGACAACTATTTTGAAGAAGAAATAAAGCCTTTTTTATCTCAAGATATTGAGTATTTAGGCTATATTTCAGGTTTGAAAACAAAGTCAGAACTTATGGCAAGGTCAAAATGTTTGATAATGCCATCAATTTGGGAAGAACCATTTGGGATGGTAATGATTGAAGCAATGTCAGTTGGAACGCCGGTTTTAGGTTTAGATTCTGGATCAATTCCGGAAGTTATCAAAAATGATGTTTCTGGGATTGTAGTTGAAAAGAAGATGTCTGATCCTTTTCATATGGATGAGATTGGAATTGTGGATTGGTTGTACGATGGGTTTCAAAAAGTTGTGAAGTTAGATAGTGAGAAAGTTTACGAACATTACAAACAAAACTTTACGGTTGAAAAAATGGCAAAAGGATATTTGGAAGTGTATGAAAGGCTTTTAGATTAA
- the tsaE gene encoding tRNA (adenosine(37)-N6)-threonylcarbamoyltransferase complex ATPase subunit type 1 TsaE, translating to MLLGTISTIEDISQIAQKVKEILSESDFRLLFLSGELGAGKTTFAKSFLKLLDITDEVTSPTFVYLKEYLGNYLDEKVNISHYDLYRINESTEDDEKLQILNQISFLDNIGNNFVLVEWPERIESLISNSLIKLPNLAKLQIIVNHDNSRIFELSMR from the coding sequence ATGTTACTTGGAACAATTTCAACAATTGAAGATATTTCTCAAATCGCTCAAAAAGTTAAAGAAATATTAAGTGAAAGTGATTTTAGATTATTGTTTTTGTCAGGCGAACTTGGAGCTGGTAAAACAACTTTCGCCAAGAGTTTTTTGAAGTTGCTAGATATTACTGACGAAGTTACTAGCCCAACTTTTGTTTATCTTAAAGAATATTTAGGTAATTACTTGGATGAAAAAGTGAACATTTCTCATTATGATTTGTATAGAATAAATGAATCAACCGAAGATGATGAAAAGCTACAGATTTTGAATCAAATTTCTTTTCTTGATAATATTGGGAATAATTTTGTGCTTGTAGAATGGCCAGAAAGAATAGAAAGCTTGATTTCAAATAGTTTAATCAAATTGCCTAATTTGGCAAAATTGCAAATAATTGTAAATCACGATAATTCAAGGATTTTTGAATTGTCTATGAGATAA
- a CDS encoding effector binding domain-containing protein: protein MQIQDYFHEAFQVSGYNFTIQKSEMTSQIQEIWAKFRTSDLLSKIENVENGSLHAVYHNYNSESFDMLIGLLTKKDSIQSSSEITTLQIPDQKYKFVELDFIGPDSVAEAWNEINSKSQEEIDRNYKYDLEMYSLDMKKCWIAVSVK from the coding sequence ATGCAAATACAAGATTATTTTCATGAAGCTTTTCAAGTTTCAGGATACAACTTTACAATTCAAAAATCTGAAATGACTTCTCAAATTCAAGAAATTTGGGCTAAGTTTAGGACTTCAGACTTACTTTCAAAAATAGAGAATGTCGAAAATGGTTCTCTACATGCTGTTTATCATAATTATAATTCAGAAAGTTTTGATATGCTGATTGGACTTTTGACTAAGAAAGATTCAATACAGTCAAGCTCAGAAATTACAACTTTGCAAATTCCAGATCAAAAGTATAAATTTGTTGAGCTAGATTTTATTGGTCCAGATTCTGTTGCTGAAGCTTGGAACGAGATAAATTCTAAATCTCAAGAAGAAATTGATAGAAATTATAAATATGATCTTGAGATGTATTCCCTAGATATGAAAAAGTGTTGGATTGCAGTTTCAGTTAAATGA